A stretch of the Sulfuritortus calidifontis genome encodes the following:
- a CDS encoding helix-turn-helix transcriptional regulator, which produces MPTTAYPVARSPVPAIEALNPGDRRVLNENELAQRWGLSPKTLQRWRSEGRGPRYLKLSKRVSYPLESVIEFERGALHDSTSERAAR; this is translated from the coding sequence ATGCCGACAACGGCCTACCCCGTCGCCCGATCGCCCGTTCCGGCGATCGAGGCCCTCAATCCCGGCGATCGCCGGGTCCTCAACGAAAACGAGCTCGCGCAGCGCTGGGGCCTGAGCCCCAAGACCCTGCAGCGCTGGCGCAGCGAAGGGCGCGGCCCGCGCTACCTGAAGCTGTCCAAGCGCGTCAGCTACCCCCTGGAGTCGGTCATCGAGTTCGAGCGTGGCGCCCTGCACGACTCGACCTCCGAGCGCGCGGCGCGCTGA
- a CDS encoding ATP-binding protein, whose product MPLPIVTANERLVEKRCAKVALVGAPGVGKTSQIRTLDAERTLLVDTEAGDLSILDWGGDTLRPRTWPEFKDLVVFLAGPSPSATPEQAFSQAHFDHVCQKYGDPAQLAKYDTYFVDSLTVLSRMCLAWCKTQPAAFSEKTGKPDTRGAYGLLGTEMIGALTHLQHVRDKHVIYVCILEEKLDDFNRRIYQLQLEGAKTSAELPGVLDEVITLAILKADDGTPYRAFVTGADNPWGFPSKDRSGRLAPIEEPHLGKLIAKCLGRTAAAHASALSHSTDLNAFKE is encoded by the coding sequence ATGCCATTGCCTATCGTGACGGCCAACGAAAGACTCGTCGAAAAACGCTGCGCCAAGGTCGCCCTCGTCGGTGCGCCCGGGGTGGGCAAGACCTCCCAGATCCGCACGCTCGATGCCGAACGCACCTTACTGGTGGACACCGAGGCCGGCGATCTGTCCATCCTCGACTGGGGCGGTGACACCCTGCGCCCGCGCACCTGGCCGGAGTTCAAGGACCTGGTGGTGTTCCTGGCAGGACCCAGCCCGAGCGCCACACCCGAGCAGGCCTTCTCGCAGGCCCACTTTGATCACGTCTGCCAGAAGTACGGCGACCCGGCGCAGCTGGCCAAGTACGACACCTACTTCGTCGATTCCTTGACCGTGCTCTCGCGGATGTGCCTGGCCTGGTGCAAGACCCAGCCGGCCGCATTCTCCGAGAAGACCGGCAAGCCCGACACCCGGGGCGCTTATGGCTTGCTCGGCACCGAGATGATCGGCGCCCTCACGCACCTGCAGCACGTGAGGGACAAGCACGTCATCTACGTCTGCATCCTGGAAGAGAAGCTGGACGATTTCAACCGCCGCATCTACCAGCTGCAGCTCGAAGGCGCCAAGACCTCGGCCGAGCTGCCTGGTGTGCTCGATGAAGTCATCACGCTGGCCATCTTGAAGGCCGACGACGGCACGCCATACCGCGCGTTCGTCACCGGCGCGGACAACCCCTGGGGCTTCCCGAGCAAGGACCGCTCGGGACGGCTTGCCCCCATCGAAGAACCCCACCTCGGAAAGCTCATTGCCAAGTGCCTCGGCCGCACTGCCGCAGCACACGCCAGCGCTTTGTCGCATTCAACCGACCTCAACGCATTCAAGGAGTGA
- a CDS encoding DUF2924 domain-containing protein, translating into MTTHARPADPATVAARIAQLPDLSMEDLWALWDEYFDERPKHHHRTWLESRLAYRIQERAFGGLKPATRRKLEEIGETGILPRQLRRDASRLLPGTVLTRFFDDVEHRVLVRGPNDFEYQGQRFKSLTAIARHITGTPWSGPAFFGLKAKDGQKEMA; encoded by the coding sequence ATGACGACACACGCACGCCCTGCAGACCCGGCCACCGTCGCCGCCCGTATCGCCCAGCTACCCGATTTGTCCATGGAGGACCTCTGGGCGTTGTGGGACGAGTATTTCGATGAGCGCCCGAAGCATCACCACCGCACCTGGCTGGAAAGCCGGCTCGCCTACCGAATCCAGGAGCGCGCCTTCGGCGGATTGAAGCCCGCGACCCGCCGCAAGCTCGAGGAGATCGGTGAGACGGGCATCCTGCCGCGCCAACTGCGCCGCGACGCGAGTCGGCTGCTACCGGGCACCGTGCTCACGCGGTTCTTCGACGACGTCGAGCACCGGGTGCTGGTGCGCGGGCCCAATGACTTCGAGTATCAGGGGCAGCGGTTCAAGAGCCTGACGGCGATTGCCCGCCACATCACCGGCACGCCGTGGTCGGGACCCGCGTTCTTCGGCTTGAAGGCCAAGGATGGCCAGAAGGAGATGGCATGA
- a CDS encoding recombinase family protein — translation MPKRRCAVYTRKSTDEGLDQEYNSLEAQRDAGLAFIASQRHEGWIAVEDGYDDGGYSGGNLDRPALERLLADIEAGRIDIVVVYKIDRLTRSLADFAKLVEVFDRNGVSFVAVTQQFNTTTSMGRLTLNILLSFAQFEREVTGERIRDKIAASKAKGMWMGGMPPLGYDVVDRKLVVNEREAALVRDIFRRYAEHGSAARLVREMAVEGHTTKAWVTQGGRQRTGRPIDQQYIFALLRNRIYLGEIRNHGTWYPGQHEAIVPQDLWDAVHAFIARRKQAPREHRAQHPALLAGLLFAPDGQRMLHTFVKKKNGRMYRYYVPYLHKRRNAGATLSSDAVDVGHLPAAEIENAVLAQIHAALSAPEVLIGTWRACQRHPAGAALDEAQVVVAMRRIGAVWEQLFPSEQQRLTRLLIERVQMHEHGIDILWREDGWIGLGPDIAAHPLVEEARAEPEEACA, via the coding sequence ATGCCGAAACGACGCTGCGCGGTCTACACGCGCAAGTCCACCGACGAGGGACTGGACCAGGAGTACAACAGCCTGGAGGCCCAACGCGACGCGGGGCTGGCCTTCATCGCCAGCCAACGCCACGAGGGCTGGATCGCCGTCGAAGACGGCTATGACGACGGCGGCTACTCCGGCGGCAACCTCGACCGCCCGGCGCTCGAGCGGCTGCTGGCCGACATCGAGGCCGGCAGGATCGACATCGTGGTCGTCTACAAGATCGACCGCCTCACACGCAGCCTGGCCGATTTCGCCAAGCTGGTGGAGGTGTTCGACCGCAACGGCGTCTCTTTCGTGGCGGTCACGCAGCAGTTCAACACCACCACCTCGATGGGGCGGCTCACGCTCAACATCCTGCTGTCCTTCGCCCAATTCGAGCGCGAGGTCACCGGCGAGCGCATCCGCGACAAGATCGCCGCCTCCAAGGCCAAGGGCATGTGGATGGGCGGCATGCCGCCGCTGGGCTATGACGTCGTCGATCGCAAGCTCGTCGTCAACGAGCGCGAGGCCGCTCTCGTGCGTGACATCTTCCGGCGCTACGCCGAGCATGGCTCGGCTGCACGGCTGGTGCGGGAGATGGCGGTCGAGGGGCACACCACCAAGGCCTGGGTGACCCAAGGCGGGCGCCAGCGCACGGGCCGACCCATCGACCAGCAATACATCTTCGCGCTGCTGCGCAACCGCATCTACCTGGGTGAGATCCGCAACCACGGCACGTGGTATCCCGGCCAACACGAAGCGATCGTGCCGCAAGACCTGTGGGACGCCGTGCACGCGTTCATCGCGCGCCGCAAGCAGGCGCCGCGTGAACACCGGGCCCAACACCCGGCGCTGCTCGCGGGGCTGCTGTTCGCGCCCGATGGCCAGCGCATGTTGCACACCTTCGTCAAGAAGAAGAACGGGCGCATGTATCGCTACTACGTGCCCTACCTGCACAAGCGCCGTAACGCCGGTGCGACGCTGTCGTCCGATGCGGTCGATGTCGGGCACCTGCCCGCGGCCGAGATCGAGAACGCGGTGCTGGCGCAGATCCACGCGGCGCTCTCGGCGCCGGAGGTGCTGATCGGCACCTGGCGTGCGTGTCAGCGACACCCGGCGGGAGCCGCGCTCGACGAAGCACAGGTGGTCGTCGCGATGCGCCGCATCGGGGCTGTGTGGGAGCAGTTGTTCCCGTCCGAACAGCAGCGTCTCACGAGGCTGCTGATCGAGCGCGTGCAGATGCACGAGCACGGCATCGACATCCTGTGGCGCGAGGACGGATGGATCGGGCTCGGCCCGGACATCGCGGCACATCCTCTCGTCGAGGAGGCTCGCGCCGAGCCCGAGGAGGCCTGTGCATGA